Part of the Gemmatimonadaceae bacterium genome is shown below.
AACACGAACTTCCTGGGCGGTCACGGCATCGTGGGCGGTCACGTCCCCGTGGCAACCGGCGTCGGCTTCGCGATCAAGTATCGCGGCACCGACCAGGTCATCCTCTGCTTCATGGGCGAGTCGGTGGTGAACACCGGGGCCTTCCATGAGGCGCTGAACATGGCGGGGCTGTGGAAGCTCCCGGTGGTCTACATCATCGAGAACAACCGCTACGGGATGGGGACCGCGCTCGAGCGCGCCTCGGCCATCCACGACATCTACCAGCGCGGTGCCGCGTACGACATGCCGCGCGCGCAGGTCGATGGGCAGGATGTGCTCGCCGTCCGTGCCGCGGTCGCCGAGGCGGTGCACCGCGCCCGCACCGAGTCGCTCCCGACGCTCCTCGAGGTGCGCACGTACCGCTTCATGGGACACTCCATGTCCGACGCGGTGAGCGGGACGTACCGGTCCAAGCAGGAGCTGGAAGAGTACATGAAGCGCGACCCGATCCACGTGCTGCGCGCGCACATGGAAGCGTTAGGCGAGATGGACGACGCGGGGATGGAGACACTCGACGCCGAGGTGAAGGCGATTGTCCAGGACAGCTGGGACTTCGCCGACGCCAGCCCCGAGCCGGCGCTGGAGAGCCTGTGGGAGGACGTGCTGGTGGAGACGACGACATGAGCGGATTCGATCGCGCGCTCCCGCGCGCCGTGCCCTCCCCCGTCTTCTCGTCTTCCCGTCTTCACGTCCTCTAGAGGATTCATGCCGATCATCACATACCGCGACGCCTTGAACCAGGCGCTCCGCGAAGAGATGCAGCGCGACGATCGCGTCTTCCTCATGGGTGAGGAAGTGGCGGTCTACCAGGGCGCCTACAAGGTGTCCAAAGGATTGTTGCAGGAGTTCGGCGAGATGCGCGTCGTCGACACGCCCATCACCGAGCTGGGCTTCGCCGGCGTCGGCGTGGGCGCGGCGATGGCGGGGCTGCGCCCGGTCATCGAGTTCATGACCTGGAACTTCGCCCTCCTCGCCCTCGACCAGGTGGTGAACGCCGCCGCCAAGATGCTCTACATGTCGGGGGGCCAGTACCCGATGCCGATGGTCTTCCGCGGCCCCAACGGCGCCGCGTTGCAGCTGTCGGCGCAACACTCCCAGGCTTGGGAATCGTGGCTCGCCCACATCCCGGGACTCAAGGTCGTCACCCCGGGCACCCCCTACGACGCCAAGGGACTCCTCAAGGCCGCCATCCGCGACGACAACCCGGTGGTCGTCCTCGAAGGGGAAATGCTCTACAACACCAAGGGCGAAGTCCCCGAGGACGACTACATCGTCCCCATCGGGAAAGCCGAGGTGAAGCGCG
Proteins encoded:
- the pdhA gene encoding pyruvate dehydrogenase (acetyl-transferring) E1 component subunit alpha, which gives rise to MAKKKTETKTADASVGQTDAPTRAALLHSMLLQRRFEERCAEAYALGKIGGFCHLYIGQEACGTGAISVLRPDDYVITTYRDHGQALARGITPRAVMAELFGRSDGCARGKGGSMHLFDRNTNFLGGHGIVGGHVPVATGVGFAIKYRGTDQVILCFMGESVVNTGAFHEALNMAGLWKLPVVYIIENNRYGMGTALERASAIHDIYQRGAAYDMPRAQVDGQDVLAVRAAVAEAVHRARTESLPTLLEVRTYRFMGHSMSDAVSGTYRSKQELEEYMKRDPIHVLRAHMEALGEMDDAGMETLDAEVKAIVQDSWDFADASPEPALESLWEDVLVETTT
- a CDS encoding pyruvate dehydrogenase complex E1 component subunit beta encodes the protein MPIITYRDALNQALREEMQRDDRVFLMGEEVAVYQGAYKVSKGLLQEFGEMRVVDTPITELGFAGVGVGAAMAGLRPVIEFMTWNFALLALDQVVNAAAKMLYMSGGQYPMPMVFRGPNGAALQLSAQHSQAWESWLAHIPGLKVVTPGTPYDAKGLLKAAIRDDNPVVVLEGEMLYNTKGEVPEDDYIVPIGKAEVKREGDHCTVVTHGKSVLVALQTADALAKEGIRVEVVDLRTVRPMDVETIAASVRKTNRAVVLEEGWEVCGVGAQVVDYIQRHCFDDLDAPIIRVHQEDVPMPYAKSLERAAKPDVAKTAAAIKQVMYVGA